The genomic window CGACGATATTACAGCCAACTATAAGTCAAAGAAGAATACGTATTTCAAATTCTCATTCGGCAGCGGTACCAATGGAAAGGTAGATAAAACAGAACCGGGAATTTATTACGCAGCAGGCAATAAATACAAACTAAAGATCATGGAAACAGAACAGATCTTCGACGGAAATAAAATCTATAACATCAATACGGAAGATATGGAAGTTACCGTTGCCAAACCAAATGGCAGCAGTTCTATGTTCTCCCCTATCAACTATCTGACGTCATACAGAAATGATTATAATGTAACCTACGAGGGTAAGAAAAACGTAAACGGCACAAATGCGGATTTCATCAAATTAACTCCTGTAAAATCCAATGGAATACAATCGGTTTATCTTTTTGTAGATGCTGCAAAGAAACAGATGATCAAGCTAGAGCAGCATGGGAACAACAAAGATCTGGCGGTGATCGCTATTACCCAGTATAAAGAAAACCAGACCTTAGATCC from Chryseobacterium sp. SORGH_AS_0447 includes these protein-coding regions:
- a CDS encoding outer membrane lipoprotein carrier protein LolA; translation: MKNIISKVVISSLVIGAMGFTNAQKIDAKAKKILDDITANYKSKKNTYFKFSFGSGTNGKVDKTEPGIYYAAGNKYKLKIMETEQIFDGNKIYNINTEDMEVTVAKPNGSSSMFSPINYLTSYRNDYNVTYEGKKNVNGTNADFIKLTPVKSNGIQSVYLFVDAAKKQMIKLEQHGNNKDLAVIAITQYKENQTLDPGMFVFDKNKYKNYLVTEL